Proteins from a single region of Nocardioides anomalus:
- a CDS encoding ABC transporter ATP-binding protein gives MSITRLGAELVTVGYGGAPVVRELTLDIPDGQVTTIVGPNGCGKSTLLRTLARLLKPTSGRVRLDGASIDDVPTREVSQRLALLPQSPVAPDGLLVRDLVSRGRHPHQRWFQQWSSADEDVVEQALRMTDTWELRDRPIDQLSGGQRQRAWVAMTLAQDTELVLLDEPTTYLDLAHQVEVLDLVTRLNRERGRTVAMVLHDLNLAARCSDLVVVMKDGVVVTQGSPREVFTADCLHEVFGLVADVLEDPRTGLPVVVPVAGALPVA, from the coding sequence ATGAGCATCACGCGACTCGGAGCCGAGCTCGTCACCGTCGGGTACGGCGGCGCGCCCGTCGTGCGCGAGCTGACCCTGGACATCCCGGACGGCCAGGTGACGACGATCGTCGGCCCCAACGGCTGCGGGAAGTCCACGCTGCTGCGGACCCTGGCCCGGCTGCTCAAGCCGACCAGCGGGCGGGTCCGACTCGACGGCGCGTCGATCGACGACGTGCCCACCCGCGAGGTCTCGCAGCGGCTGGCCCTGCTCCCCCAGAGCCCCGTCGCGCCCGACGGGCTGCTGGTGCGCGACCTGGTGAGCCGGGGCCGGCACCCGCACCAGCGCTGGTTCCAGCAGTGGTCGTCGGCCGACGAGGACGTCGTGGAGCAGGCGCTGCGGATGACCGACACCTGGGAGCTGCGCGACCGGCCCATCGACCAGCTCTCCGGCGGCCAGCGCCAGCGGGCGTGGGTGGCGATGACGCTGGCCCAGGACACCGAGCTGGTGCTGCTGGACGAGCCGACGACCTACCTCGACCTCGCCCACCAGGTCGAGGTCCTGGACCTGGTCACCCGGCTCAACCGCGAGCGCGGGCGCACGGTCGCGATGGTGCTGCACGACCTCAACCTGGCCGCCCGCTGCTCGGACCTGGTCGTGGTGATGAAGGACGGGGTGGTGGTCACCCAGGGCAGCCCGCGGGAGGTCTTCACCGCCGACTGCCTGCACGAGGTGTTCGGGCTGGTGGCCGACGTCCTGGAGGACCCGCGCACCGGGCTGCCCGTCGTGGTCCCCGTGGCCGGCGCGTTGCCCGTCGCCTGA
- a CDS encoding ABC transporter substrate-binding protein translates to MTARPSRRRFLAGLSVLALAPALAACGDDTDSSPAGGSGAAPEAEPSESGAFPVTIAHKYGETTLEQAPKRVVCVGLTEQDALLALGVVPVAVTKWFGDAPGYIFPWAQDLLGDAELPEVLEDTNGVQVEKIAALQPDLIIGQYAGLKEKDYQLLSQIAPTVAQSGDYADYGAPWDEMALTIGRAVGQPDKMQALVDDVKQQVADAAAAHPEFQGQSALVVTPYEGLFVYGPEDSRSRMLVDLGFAFPSEVFGGDQEEFGTSLSAERTSDLDRVGVTVWLDLESDPSVKKVYDETGSAAEGRFFDISEDDGAYYVAHSFVTPLSIPYVLERYVPQLAAAVDGDPATVPPEAAA, encoded by the coding sequence ATGACCGCACGACCCAGCCGCCGCCGCTTCCTGGCGGGCCTCTCCGTCCTGGCCCTCGCACCGGCCCTGGCCGCCTGTGGCGACGACACCGACAGCAGCCCCGCGGGGGGCAGTGGCGCGGCGCCCGAGGCCGAGCCGAGCGAGTCCGGGGCCTTCCCGGTGACCATCGCCCACAAGTACGGCGAGACGACGCTCGAGCAGGCGCCGAAGCGGGTGGTCTGCGTCGGGCTGACCGAGCAGGACGCGCTGCTGGCCCTGGGGGTCGTGCCGGTCGCGGTGACCAAGTGGTTCGGGGACGCGCCGGGCTACATCTTCCCGTGGGCCCAGGACCTGCTCGGCGACGCCGAGCTGCCCGAGGTGCTCGAGGACACCAACGGCGTGCAGGTGGAGAAGATCGCCGCGCTCCAGCCCGACCTCATCATCGGCCAGTACGCCGGGCTCAAGGAGAAGGACTACCAGCTGCTGTCCCAGATCGCGCCGACCGTGGCGCAGTCGGGGGACTACGCCGACTACGGCGCGCCGTGGGACGAGATGGCGCTGACCATCGGCCGAGCCGTGGGCCAGCCGGACAAGATGCAGGCCCTGGTCGACGACGTCAAGCAGCAGGTGGCCGACGCGGCCGCCGCGCACCCGGAGTTCCAGGGCCAGTCCGCGCTCGTCGTCACGCCGTACGAGGGCCTGTTCGTCTACGGTCCGGAGGACTCGCGCTCGCGGATGCTGGTCGACCTGGGCTTCGCCTTCCCCAGCGAGGTCTTCGGCGGGGACCAGGAGGAGTTCGGCACGTCGCTGAGCGCCGAGCGGACCTCCGACCTCGACCGGGTCGGGGTGACGGTCTGGCTGGACCTGGAGAGCGACCCGTCGGTCAAGAAGGTCTACGACGAGACCGGTTCGGCGGCCGAGGGCCGCTTCTTCGACATCAGCGAGGACGACGGCGCCTACTACGTGGCGCACAGCTTCGTGACGCCGCTGAGCATCCCCTACGTGCTGGAGCGCTACGTGCCCCAGCTGGCCGCCGCGGTGGACGGCGACCCGGCCACCGTGCCGCCGGAGGCCGCGGCCTGA
- a CDS encoding ABC transporter substrate-binding protein: protein MSSRRRLASALLLLTGAALVAGCGQDAPDRPSTPERGAAAEGDAFPVTLQHEYGETTVPEQPQRVVTVGVTEQDVVLQLGVVPVAVTEWYGDQPSATWPWAHDLLDGAEPEVLRTDDGFELEKIAALAPDLIIGTNAGLSRQEYELMAQIAPTVPSVPPGTGVTPFFSSWREQTVQIARALGREDDGRRIVADLEARYAEVAAAHPEWAGRTATFAQGGPYDGLLYVYPPGLSTDFLTDLGFTITTGFESFVPQVGAQAEISAENVSLIDADVVVFATESAEQFEQLQGFGTLGTLDAVTGGRSVYTDEVLAGALYFDTPLAHAYVLDHLVPALELAAAGRAPREYPA, encoded by the coding sequence ATGTCGTCTCGCCGCCGTCTCGCCTCGGCCCTGCTCCTGCTGACCGGAGCCGCGCTCGTGGCCGGCTGCGGCCAGGACGCGCCCGACCGCCCGTCCACCCCGGAGCGGGGGGCGGCCGCCGAGGGGGACGCCTTCCCGGTGACCCTGCAGCACGAGTACGGAGAGACCACGGTGCCGGAGCAGCCGCAGCGCGTGGTGACCGTCGGCGTCACCGAGCAGGACGTCGTGCTGCAGCTCGGTGTGGTCCCGGTGGCCGTCACCGAGTGGTACGGCGACCAGCCGTCGGCCACCTGGCCGTGGGCGCACGACCTGCTCGACGGCGCCGAGCCCGAGGTGCTGCGCACCGACGACGGCTTCGAGCTCGAGAAGATCGCGGCCCTGGCTCCCGACCTCATCATCGGCACCAACGCGGGCCTGAGCCGCCAGGAGTACGAGCTGATGGCCCAGATCGCGCCCACCGTGCCGAGCGTGCCTCCGGGGACCGGCGTGACGCCGTTCTTCTCGTCGTGGCGCGAGCAGACCGTCCAGATCGCCAGGGCTCTCGGTCGCGAGGACGACGGGCGCCGGATCGTCGCCGACCTCGAGGCGCGCTACGCCGAGGTCGCGGCCGCCCACCCGGAGTGGGCCGGGCGGACCGCGACCTTCGCCCAGGGCGGGCCCTACGACGGGCTGCTCTACGTCTACCCGCCGGGCTTGTCCACCGACTTCCTCACCGACCTGGGCTTCACCATCACCACCGGCTTCGAGTCGTTCGTGCCGCAGGTCGGCGCGCAGGCCGAGATCTCGGCCGAGAACGTCTCGCTCATCGACGCCGACGTCGTCGTCTTCGCCACCGAGAGCGCCGAGCAGTTCGAGCAGCTCCAGGGCTTCGGGACCCTCGGCACCCTCGACGCCGTCACCGGGGGCCGGTCGGTCTACACCGACGAGGTCCTGGCCGGCGCCCTCTACTTCGACACCCCGCTGGCCCACGCCTACGTCCTGGACCACCTGGTCCCGGCCCTCGAGCTCGCCGCGGCGGGCCGGGCGCCCCGCGAGTACCCCGCCTGA
- a CDS encoding acyltransferase, producing MSLPRRLAQRAVHAAWRFAERAGEVVPGSPLADRFGSFGPGSCIGFPPATLLNVHAVHLGRDVLVGRQATLAAGYGEGDHRLGDRALVLGDGCVLGAGTTITAHERIELGAHVYAGQGVFITDASHGYQDPDTPIGRQFGRHEPVVVGAGTWLGHGAVVLPGARIGRNVVVAAGAVVRGTVPDHAVVAGNPARVVRRLEPGLGWVSQGGDVRPLAPFADPV from the coding sequence GTGTCCCTCCCCCGTCGCCTCGCGCAGCGGGCTGTGCACGCCGCGTGGCGGTTCGCCGAACGCGCCGGCGAGGTGGTCCCGGGCAGCCCGCTGGCCGACCGCTTCGGGTCCTTCGGGCCGGGCAGCTGCATCGGCTTCCCGCCCGCCACGCTGCTCAACGTGCACGCGGTGCACCTGGGCCGCGACGTGCTGGTCGGGCGCCAGGCCACGCTCGCCGCGGGGTACGGCGAGGGTGACCACCGGCTCGGCGACCGGGCGCTGGTGCTCGGCGACGGCTGCGTGCTCGGCGCGGGGACGACCATCACCGCCCACGAGCGCATCGAGCTCGGCGCGCACGTCTACGCGGGCCAGGGCGTGTTCATCACCGACGCGAGCCACGGCTACCAGGACCCGGACACGCCGATCGGTCGCCAGTTCGGCCGCCACGAGCCGGTGGTCGTGGGGGCGGGCACCTGGCTCGGGCACGGGGCGGTCGTGCTGCCCGGCGCGCGGATCGGCCGCAACGTCGTGGTCGCCGCGGGCGCGGTGGTCCGGGGCACCGTGCCCGACCACGCGGTGGTGGCCGGCAACCCCGCACGCGTGGTGCGCCGGCTCGAGCCGGGTCTCGGCTGGGTCAGCCAGGGCGGCGACGTGCGCCCGCTGGCCCCGTTCGCCGATCCGGTCTGA
- a CDS encoding PaaI family thioesterase: protein MADLPQNSTGALGDYVGIRLDEVSGDRVTATWEAGEHLHQPFGIVNGGAHCTVVETLASIAGATWLGERGTVVGVNNSTDFYRGVSTGTLSSAATPVHRGRSQQVWVVETYDADGRLVARGQVRLQNLDPR from the coding sequence GAACTCGACCGGTGCGCTCGGTGACTACGTGGGCATCCGGCTCGACGAGGTCTCCGGTGACCGGGTGACCGCGACCTGGGAGGCGGGCGAGCACCTGCACCAGCCGTTCGGCATCGTCAACGGCGGCGCGCACTGCACCGTCGTGGAGACCCTGGCCTCGATCGCCGGGGCCACCTGGCTGGGCGAGCGCGGCACGGTCGTCGGGGTCAACAACAGCACCGACTTCTACCGCGGCGTCTCCACCGGCACCCTGTCCTCGGCCGCCACTCCGGTCCACCGCGGCCGCAGCCAGCAGGTCTGGGTGGTCGAGACCTACGACGCCGACGGTCGGCTCGTGGCGCGCGGCCAGGTGCGCCTGCAGAACCTCGACCCGCGCTGA